A window of Lentibacillus sp. Marseille-P4043 contains these coding sequences:
- a CDS encoding PadR family transcriptional regulator, with the protein MTLRSQLLKGILEGCILSIIKQQPTYGYELSVRLQEFGLADVSEGSIYPILLRLQKEKLIEGVMKKSESGPKRKYYHLTPDGEQALIEFIHHWETIKHPVDQIIEKGGT; encoded by the coding sequence TTGACGCTAAGAAGTCAGTTACTAAAAGGGATTCTAGAAGGCTGTATTCTATCTATTATTAAACAACAACCAACATACGGATATGAGCTTTCAGTTAGATTGCAGGAATTTGGTCTAGCTGATGTTAGTGAAGGTTCTATTTATCCCATCCTGCTTCGACTACAAAAGGAAAAATTGATTGAAGGTGTGATGAAAAAGTCAGAATCGGGACCTAAACGGAAATATTATCATTTAACACCAGACGGGGAACAGGCTTTAATCGAATTTATTCATCATTGGGAGACAATTAAACACCCTGTAGACCAAATCATTGAAAAAGGGGGGACATGA
- a CDS encoding DUF1129 family protein, with protein MNFKELIALNNEKREQLNEENLAYYEDMLVYIRLNFNKSEQQTEETLLELLEHVLQAQSEGRSAKEVFGDDPKAYCQELIGEMPKEQMKQQIPFIVHLVLQFLGIISLVTGVVRPGLYYLFDLGTNTVSISLGKGLMSILFYLLLLFSFILIIFIWIKHSSFKEKQPKKWVEFIQLWVVGVIHIGLFIFVPKVIPDFGTVLTIPALWFAVIGGVLYLVSYLFKRNW; from the coding sequence ATGAACTTCAAGGAACTCATTGCGCTAAATAATGAGAAACGTGAACAATTAAATGAAGAAAACCTTGCTTATTATGAGGATATGCTTGTTTATATCAGGCTTAATTTCAACAAGTCGGAACAGCAAACGGAAGAAACTTTATTGGAGCTTCTTGAACACGTTTTGCAAGCCCAGTCAGAAGGCCGATCTGCGAAAGAGGTGTTTGGTGATGATCCAAAAGCATATTGTCAGGAATTAATCGGGGAGATGCCAAAAGAACAGATGAAGCAGCAAATCCCTTTTATTGTTCATCTTGTATTACAATTTCTCGGGATTATTAGCCTTGTAACAGGTGTTGTGCGACCTGGACTTTATTATTTATTCGATTTAGGCACAAATACGGTATCTATATCACTTGGCAAAGGGCTGATGTCCATTTTATTTTATCTCCTGCTCCTCTTTAGCTTTATTCTTATTATATTTATATGGATTAAACACTCATCCTTTAAAGAGAAGCAACCGAAAAAGTGGGTAGAATTTATCCAGCTTTGGGTAGTTGGCGTGATTCATATTGGTCTGTTTATTTTCGTACCAAAAGTAATTCCAGATTTCGGCACTGTCCTGACAATACCTGCACTCTGGTTTGCCGTTATTGGTGGAGTACTTTATCTTGTGTCTTATTTGTTTAAGAGAAATTGGTAG
- a CDS encoding CapA family protein, whose product MKMRKRTVLILVFIFLAACASDKNVDTKMEKHREKEVTKLEPKETVKQITLSAIGDILIHDRVYNDAVVGDGYDFLPMLDKVRPFLNDTTITVANQETMIGGEEIGLSSYPAFNSPIEVGDALKEVGVDVVSIANNHTLDRGEEAIQQAIRNWETIDMMYTGAYKDKKDSKDIRVYQTDEGISVAFLAYTYGTNGIPVPNGKDYLVNLIDKEEMASAINKAKKQADVTVLSLHFGNEYERLPNDKQKDLAQFAADNGVDIVIGHHPHVLQPLKWVEGKKGNKTLVAYSLGNFLSGQDERYNRIGGILQLTIKQITSVDGEKNTEVTDPKFMPTFVKFHNETDYRVVPMYQLTNEELKDAKKQYQEIREHMSQWMPRLKFVEK is encoded by the coding sequence ATGAAAATGCGAAAACGAACCGTCCTAATTCTAGTATTTATTTTTTTAGCTGCATGTGCTAGTGATAAAAATGTAGATACAAAAATGGAAAAGCATCGTGAAAAAGAGGTAACAAAACTTGAGCCAAAGGAAACGGTGAAACAAATTACACTTTCAGCGATTGGTGACATACTTATTCATGATCGCGTATACAATGATGCAGTAGTTGGAGATGGGTATGATTTTCTACCAATGCTAGATAAAGTTAGACCTTTTTTAAATGACACTACAATTACCGTAGCTAATCAGGAAACGATGATCGGCGGTGAGGAGATTGGCTTGTCTTCTTATCCCGCATTTAATAGTCCGATTGAGGTTGGCGATGCATTAAAAGAGGTTGGAGTCGATGTGGTATCGATTGCGAATAACCATACATTGGACCGTGGTGAGGAAGCAATACAACAAGCAATACGAAATTGGGAAACTATCGACATGATGTACACTGGTGCATATAAAGATAAAAAGGATAGTAAGGATATACGAGTCTATCAAACAGATGAGGGGATATCTGTAGCCTTTCTTGCTTATACATATGGAACAAACGGGATTCCAGTTCCAAATGGGAAAGATTATTTGGTCAATCTAATCGATAAAGAGGAAATGGCTAGTGCAATTAACAAGGCGAAAAAACAAGCCGATGTGACGGTACTCAGCCTTCATTTTGGAAATGAATATGAACGCTTGCCGAATGATAAGCAAAAGGACCTTGCGCAATTTGCTGCTGATAATGGTGTAGATATAGTTATTGGTCATCATCCACATGTCTTGCAGCCGCTTAAATGGGTTGAGGGGAAAAAAGGTAACAAAACGCTTGTCGCATATTCACTAGGTAATTTTTTATCTGGACAGGATGAACGATACAATCGGATTGGTGGTATTTTGCAGCTTACGATTAAACAGATTACGAGTGTGGATGGGGAAAAGAACACAGAAGTAACCGATCCGAAGTTCATGCCGACATTCGTTAAATTTCACAACGAAACGGATTATCGGGTTGTGCCTATGTATCAGCTTACAAATGAGGAATTGAAAGATGCGAAGAAACAGTATCAGGAGATAAGAGAGCATATGTCACAGTGGATGCCTCGACTAAAGTTTGTGGAGAAATAG
- a CDS encoding YfhE family protein — translation MRNTQYQPTKNKQLSDAQEVRYAKEFKQADIAGNYRNPRVREAKQENPDLIK, via the coding sequence ATGCGAAATACACAGTATCAACCAACTAAAAACAAACAACTTTCCGACGCGCAAGAGGTACGTTACGCAAAAGAGTTTAAGCAAGCCGATATTGCTGGTAACTACCGGAATCCTAGGGTAAGAGAAGCCAAGCAAGAAAACCCTGATTTGATAAAATAA
- a CDS encoding ABC transporter ATP-binding protein translates to MSEPAMQLLDVNKTIGNKQIIKGLSFSINPGEVFGFIGPNGAGKTTTIRMMVGLMNITSGDIRILGKSIKTDYKQAAREIGAIVENPEMYPFMSGIQNLNHYARMNPGVTKERINEVIQLVGLEKAIKYKVDKYSLGMRQRLGIAQALLHKPSILILDEPTNGLDPAGIREIRTYIRKLAEQDHVAVIISSHLLSEVELMCDRIGIIKNGELITTQDLHAIPNEKQEIQVHMEVTPAEKAKELLKLEHNIDATIKDSVLLFQSEKEHVPKLIQTLVNKDIAVYQVSAAEASLEDKFFDLIGENTIE, encoded by the coding sequence ATGTCAGAACCAGCAATGCAGTTACTTGACGTTAATAAAACGATCGGTAACAAACAAATTATTAAAGGATTATCGTTTTCTATTAATCCTGGCGAAGTATTTGGATTTATCGGTCCTAATGGTGCTGGTAAAACAACTACCATTCGGATGATGGTCGGATTAATGAACATTACTAGCGGTGATATTCGGATTTTGGGAAAAAGCATTAAAACCGATTATAAGCAAGCTGCTCGCGAAATCGGGGCAATTGTTGAAAACCCCGAAATGTATCCGTTTATGAGTGGTATCCAAAATTTAAACCATTACGCGCGAATGAATCCTGGAGTGACCAAAGAACGAATAAATGAGGTCATCCAACTCGTCGGGCTAGAAAAGGCAATTAAATACAAAGTTGATAAATATTCATTAGGAATGCGCCAACGCCTAGGAATTGCCCAAGCCTTATTGCATAAACCATCAATACTAATACTTGATGAACCTACCAATGGATTGGATCCCGCTGGTATTAGAGAGATTCGTACATATATTAGAAAGTTAGCTGAGCAAGACCATGTTGCGGTGATCATCTCCAGCCACCTTTTATCAGAAGTTGAACTAATGTGTGATCGCATAGGTATTATCAAAAATGGTGAATTAATTACGACACAGGATTTGCATGCAATCCCTAACGAAAAGCAGGAAATTCAAGTACATATGGAAGTAACCCCTGCAGAAAAGGCAAAAGAGCTATTAAAATTGGAACATAATATCGATGCAACAATCAAAGACAGTGTACTTCTATTTCAGAGCGAGAAAGAACACGTTCCAAAGCTAATTCAAACATTGGTAAACAAGGATATTGCTGTCTATCAGGTCAGTGCTGCCGAAGCATCGCTGGAAGACAAATTTTTTGATTTGATTGGAGAGAATACAATTGAGTAA
- a CDS encoding ABC transporter permease — translation MSNFFKLLYNEQIKIYIRKSTWVMYLLLAAIILGIGLMTNSFGNLNDEYQGDDWREVLQEENASLTEEMEKEEAMSGFNSTEIAKNNYYLEHDIQPSKYDAWQFVMENQMLLSLVTLFTIIVAAGIIANEFKWGTIKLLLIRPISRTKILLSKYISVLLFAFLTLLTVLVFSWIVGAILFGVNGMDPHIVQNKMSGSGFEYISVMERIAEGYGYQLVTLLMMATFAFMISSIFRQSSLAIGLAIFLMFAGSSIVGFFADKAFAKYILFANTNLQQYAYGEPLLEGMSLGFSITVLAVYYVIFLAVTWLFFTKRDVAGH, via the coding sequence TTGAGTAATTTTTTCAAGCTGCTTTACAATGAGCAAATAAAAATCTACATCCGAAAATCAACTTGGGTCATGTATCTTCTCCTGGCCGCAATTATTCTCGGGATAGGACTTATGACAAACTCGTTTGGTAATCTTAACGATGAATACCAAGGCGATGACTGGCGTGAAGTACTACAAGAAGAAAATGCTTCACTAACTGAAGAAATGGAAAAAGAAGAGGCAATGAGTGGGTTTAACTCCACTGAAATTGCTAAAAATAATTATTACTTGGAACATGATATTCAACCATCGAAATACGATGCATGGCAATTTGTTATGGAAAATCAAATGTTATTATCGCTAGTTACGTTGTTTACCATCATTGTTGCGGCAGGAATTATTGCCAATGAATTTAAATGGGGAACAATAAAGTTACTACTGATTAGACCAATATCGCGTACTAAAATTTTACTTTCTAAATATATATCAGTCTTGTTATTCGCATTTTTAACACTATTAACTGTTTTAGTATTTTCATGGATTGTCGGCGCTATTCTTTTCGGTGTAAATGGAATGGATCCACACATTGTCCAAAATAAAATGAGTGGTAGTGGATTTGAATATATCTCAGTTATGGAAAGAATTGCAGAAGGATACGGCTATCAACTAGTAACACTGTTAATGATGGCAACATTTGCATTTATGATATCGTCTATCTTCCGCCAAAGCTCACTTGCAATCGGCTTAGCAATCTTCCTTATGTTTGCAGGTAGTTCCATTGTTGGTTTCTTTGCAGATAAGGCTTTTGCAAAATACATTTTATTTGCCAACACAAATTTACAGCAATATGCATATGGTGAACCATTATTAGAAGGGATGTCACTAGGTTTTTCAATTACTGTACTCGCCGTATATTATGTGATTTTCTTAGCTGTCACGTGGTTATTCTTTACCAAACGAGATGTTGCCGGTCACTAG
- the typA gene encoding translational GTPase TypA: MQLREDIRNIAIIAHVDHGKTTLVDQLLKYSGTFRENEHVDERAMDSNDIERERGITILSKNTAIKYKDTSINILDTPGHADFGGEVERIMKMVDGVLLVVDAYEGCMPQTRFVLKKALEQKLTPVVVLNKIDRPNARPNEVIDEVLDLFIELGADDEQLEFPVVYASALNGTSGEEPDDQQETMEPVFKTIMEHIPAPVDSADEPLQFQVTLLDYNDYVGRIGVGRVFRGKISVGQNVVVMKKDGTNKSFRISKLFGFIGLKRIEIQEAKAGDIIAIAGMDDINVGETICPQDHPEALPILRIDEPTLQMTFLVNNSPFAGKEGKYITSRRIEERLMKQLETDVSLRVEPTESPDAWTVSGRGELHLSILIENMRREGYELQLSKPKVIIKEIDGQQCEPVERVQVDIPEEYTGGVMESLGERKGEMIDMINHGNGQVRIEFKVPSRGLLGYTTEFMSQTRGYGILNHTFDSYEPFFKGHVGGRREGVLVALENGKASTYGIMQLEDRGVIFIEPGTEVYSGMIVGEHNRENDITVNITREKHLTNVRSATKDQTATIRKTRSMSLEEAIEYLGDDEYCEVTPESVRLRKKILNKNEREKAAKRSV, from the coding sequence ATGCAATTAAGAGAAGATATTCGGAATATCGCGATTATCGCCCACGTTGACCATGGTAAAACAACACTTGTGGATCAATTATTGAAATACTCGGGTACTTTTCGTGAAAATGAGCATGTGGATGAACGTGCTATGGATTCAAATGATATTGAGCGTGAACGTGGTATTACCATTTTGTCAAAGAATACTGCTATTAAATATAAAGATACGTCCATCAATATTTTAGATACACCAGGTCACGCCGACTTTGGTGGTGAAGTCGAACGTATCATGAAAATGGTTGATGGTGTACTTTTAGTTGTTGATGCATATGAAGGCTGTATGCCGCAAACTCGTTTTGTGTTGAAGAAAGCATTGGAACAAAAATTAACACCAGTAGTTGTTTTAAATAAAATCGATCGCCCAAATGCTCGTCCAAATGAGGTTATTGATGAAGTGTTGGATTTATTTATCGAATTAGGTGCAGATGATGAACAATTGGAATTCCCAGTTGTGTATGCATCAGCATTAAATGGAACATCAGGCGAAGAACCAGATGACCAACAGGAAACAATGGAACCTGTTTTTAAAACGATTATGGAACATATTCCTGCACCTGTGGACTCAGCTGATGAGCCTTTGCAATTCCAAGTAACATTGCTCGATTACAATGATTATGTTGGTCGAATTGGAGTTGGACGTGTTTTTCGCGGCAAAATAAGTGTCGGACAAAACGTAGTAGTTATGAAAAAGGATGGGACAAATAAATCATTCCGAATAAGTAAATTATTTGGTTTTATTGGGTTGAAGCGGATTGAAATTCAAGAAGCTAAAGCTGGAGACATTATTGCGATTGCTGGAATGGATGATATTAATGTGGGAGAAACGATATGTCCACAAGACCATCCAGAAGCATTGCCTATACTTCGGATTGATGAACCAACATTACAAATGACTTTCCTTGTAAATAATAGTCCATTTGCTGGAAAAGAAGGTAAATATATTACGTCAAGAAGAATTGAAGAACGGTTAATGAAACAGTTAGAAACCGATGTGAGTTTACGGGTTGAACCAACTGAATCACCTGACGCATGGACAGTATCTGGACGGGGTGAATTACACTTGTCTATTTTGATTGAAAATATGCGTCGTGAAGGTTATGAATTACAACTATCAAAACCAAAAGTTATTATTAAAGAAATCGATGGTCAACAGTGTGAACCGGTTGAGCGTGTACAGGTTGATATTCCTGAAGAATATACTGGTGGGGTTATGGAATCATTAGGAGAGCGAAAAGGTGAAATGATCGACATGATTAATCATGGAAACGGACAGGTTCGCATCGAATTCAAGGTACCATCACGTGGATTACTAGGATATACAACTGAATTTATGTCCCAAACACGCGGATATGGAATCCTGAACCATACATTTGATTCATATGAGCCATTTTTCAAAGGTCATGTTGGTGGCCGCCGCGAGGGAGTTCTTGTTGCATTGGAAAATGGAAAAGCATCCACATATGGTATTATGCAACTAGAGGACCGTGGAGTCATATTTATCGAACCTGGTACAGAAGTTTATTCTGGCATGATTGTTGGCGAGCATAATCGTGAAAATGATATTACTGTCAATATTACTAGGGAAAAACATTTAACAAACGTACGATCAGCGACGAAAGACCAAACAGCAACAATTAGAAAAACAAGAAGTATGTCACTTGAAGAAGCAATCGAGTATTTAGGTGATGATGAATATTGTGAAGTAACACCAGAATCGGTTCGTTTACGGAAAAAAATTCTAAATAAAAACGAACGCGAAAAAGCGGCAAAACGATCAGTATAA
- a CDS encoding sensor histidine kinase translates to MKLQHQLNAAFTTLLLVILAVTGFVIYSLILDLLVQDEQRQLKQKGEILVSILNEEYGAQQNIQQFGDFLQDRDLQLFMYDRKQNRVLDSTMSKRVENGFFANNDFADQSEELWEYGNDKYVTSRILFYPKSTGLELILLTPLKDLQVVQHDYFQRLLIVFLIGAIAAIILSYFLTNKLVTPLSKLKWQLKKVEKRQFDQIERIQATGEIKEVEQSVFDMADELQRYMKSQQAFFQNASHELKTPLMTIQGYAEGIRDRIFDETDEEKGLEVMVTEVKRLKKIINEMILLAKLDSEQTVYQPERIDISDLVDQVMDRALPVVNEQGIMIKHNVEPSVTLVADQEKLLRALLNITFNGIRHATNQVNINAKKQDKKIMITVEDDGNGIPEELIPHIFHRFVKGKNGETGLGLAIARAIVEQSGGKITVGKSELGGAMFTLWFTE, encoded by the coding sequence ATGAAACTTCAACATCAGTTAAACGCTGCATTTACTACATTATTACTTGTTATTTTGGCTGTCACAGGGTTTGTGATTTACTCCTTAATACTCGATCTATTGGTTCAAGATGAGCAGCGGCAGTTAAAGCAAAAGGGAGAAATCCTTGTCAGTATTCTAAACGAGGAATATGGCGCACAACAAAATATTCAGCAATTTGGTGACTTCCTACAAGACAGGGATTTGCAACTATTTATGTATGACCGAAAACAGAATAGAGTCTTGGATTCAACTATGTCCAAACGGGTTGAAAATGGTTTTTTTGCAAATAATGATTTTGCTGATCAAAGTGAGGAACTATGGGAATATGGTAATGACAAGTATGTAACCTCGAGAATTTTGTTTTATCCCAAAAGTACAGGACTGGAGCTGATTTTATTAACTCCATTAAAAGATTTACAAGTGGTGCAGCACGATTATTTTCAACGGTTATTAATTGTCTTTCTTATCGGGGCTATTGCAGCGATTATATTGAGTTATTTTCTTACCAATAAGTTAGTTACCCCCTTATCAAAATTAAAATGGCAATTAAAAAAGGTTGAGAAAAGGCAATTTGATCAGATCGAGCGAATTCAAGCAACAGGAGAAATTAAAGAAGTAGAGCAAAGTGTGTTTGATATGGCAGATGAGCTTCAGCGGTACATGAAGTCACAGCAGGCCTTCTTCCAAAATGCAAGCCATGAATTAAAGACTCCACTAATGACAATCCAGGGATATGCAGAAGGGATTCGCGACCGTATTTTTGATGAAACGGATGAGGAAAAAGGTTTAGAAGTTATGGTGACAGAAGTGAAACGGCTGAAAAAAATTATCAATGAAATGATTTTACTGGCGAAATTAGATAGTGAACAGACCGTTTATCAGCCAGAAAGAATCGATATTTCGGATTTAGTTGATCAAGTGATGGATCGTGCATTGCCGGTTGTTAATGAGCAAGGGATAATGATAAAACATAACGTGGAACCTAGCGTGACACTTGTTGCTGATCAGGAAAAACTGTTAAGAGCGTTGTTAAATATAACATTTAACGGAATCCGTCATGCAACAAATCAAGTAAATATAAATGCAAAAAAACAAGATAAAAAAATCATGATCACCGTTGAAGATGATGGTAACGGGATTCCAGAAGAATTAATTCCACATATTTTTCACCGGTTTGTGAAAGGTAAGAATGGGGAAACTGGATTAGGATTAGCGATTGCACGGGCAATTGTTGAACAATCTGGCGGTAAAATTACAGTAGGGAAATCGGAATTAGGCGGGGCTATGTTTACCCTTTGGTTTACCGAATAG